The following are from one region of the Leptospira neocaledonica genome:
- the ilvC gene encoding ketol-acid reductoisomerase, which translates to MANLYYDKDTDLSVLKGKTIAVIGYGSQGHAQAQNMKDSGLKVIIGLKEGSKSKKEAEEAGFEVFSVSEAAKKADIIQILAPDEIQADIYKADIEPNLKDGDALVFSHGFNIHFEFIQPPKTVDVYMVAPKGPGHLVRRVYVEGGGVPCLIAVNQDATGTAKQRALAHAAGVGGGRAGILETSFREETETDLFGEQVVLCGGLSNLIMAGFETLTEAGYDPEIAYFECLHEVKLITDLIYEGGLARMRYSISGTAEYGDYVSGPRIIDAGVKARMKDVLNDIQKANGSKFAKAWIAETKAGYPEFNKMREKNAGHPIEDVGKKLRSMMKWLSK; encoded by the coding sequence ATGGCCAATTTATACTACGATAAAGACACGGATCTTTCCGTATTAAAAGGAAAGACCATCGCCGTAATCGGATACGGAAGCCAAGGTCACGCACAAGCTCAGAACATGAAAGATTCCGGGCTGAAAGTTATCATCGGTCTGAAAGAAGGATCCAAATCCAAAAAAGAAGCGGAAGAAGCAGGTTTTGAAGTATTCTCCGTTTCCGAAGCCGCTAAAAAAGCGGACATTATTCAAATCCTAGCTCCGGACGAAATCCAAGCTGATATTTATAAAGCGGATATCGAGCCGAATCTAAAAGACGGAGACGCATTAGTTTTCTCTCATGGATTCAATATCCATTTCGAATTCATCCAACCTCCTAAAACCGTAGACGTTTACATGGTAGCTCCAAAAGGACCAGGACATTTGGTTCGTAGAGTATATGTAGAAGGCGGTGGAGTTCCTTGTTTGATCGCTGTAAACCAAGATGCAACTGGAACAGCAAAACAAAGGGCACTAGCTCACGCAGCTGGAGTAGGTGGAGGAAGAGCAGGAATCCTAGAAACTTCTTTTAGAGAAGAGACTGAAACGGATCTTTTCGGAGAACAAGTAGTTCTTTGTGGTGGTCTTTCCAACCTAATCATGGCTGGATTCGAAACTCTTACCGAAGCAGGTTACGATCCTGAGATCGCTTACTTCGAGTGTTTACACGAAGTTAAATTGATCACCGACCTGATCTACGAAGGTGGATTGGCTCGTATGCGTTATTCCATTTCTGGAACTGCGGAATACGGAGACTACGTTTCCGGACCTCGCATCATTGATGCAGGTGTTAAAGCTCGTATGAAGGACGTTCTGAACGATATCCAAAAAGCAAACGGTTCTAAGTTTGCAAAAGCTTGGATCGCAGAAACCAAAGCGGGTTATCCTGAGTTCAATAAGATGAGAGAGAAAAACGCAGGACATCCTATCGAGGATGTAGGTAAAAAATTACGCAGCATGATGAAATGGCTGAGTAAATAA
- a CDS encoding caspase family protein, protein MKSLISIIGISLFLFSTDVFAQKRLGLIFGSNYKGNKAGIPELNLCEADAKYLHDEIKRVGKFDEIKIVLGKDVTKDNIQKEIKALASKAKADDTVFLYFSGHGAFQRDEKAKNGMRNLIICYDRPHLSDDELNDYLEAIKSPKTVFVFDCCFSGGIAKKGKATRGSANVPIPEGSDGTVKQDSQDFFFQDKAIISSADDNQTAIEVGGTINHGIFTYNFGKALSSGDLNQDNVITALEAFFASKDETVNMAKKYDHEQVPQISGNASGIFLAGEKKPDPPKPVEPVKPPVNPTPVPDVQPPKPEPETPVVTNEEPPVVPTNLKGDLVIKTTIIQDRAYAVSDLPPEIRITSGKKRVGNRSIRVLIDDKEVDKTIATESSNYWGATKRMGKLTPGATYTLTVKGVPAGVHKVTIQADDYPEVQKTQAVLPNKRNDLEVVTSMTGYGAIRGKVFYRTLDNPVINQPIFMPTVTSVTGINKLNTDQNGNFWFTNLKPGEYEIKATFAEDLNLNNADIKVREGEVTEVDIILNVKLPSTKTKY, encoded by the coding sequence TTGAAATCCTTAATTTCCATAATCGGAATTTCCCTCTTTTTGTTTTCCACCGATGTGTTCGCGCAGAAAAGGTTAGGCCTTATCTTCGGATCCAACTATAAAGGAAACAAAGCCGGAATTCCTGAGTTAAATCTTTGTGAGGCGGATGCCAAATATCTACACGATGAGATCAAGCGTGTAGGAAAATTCGACGAGATCAAAATTGTTTTGGGTAAAGATGTAACCAAAGACAATATTCAGAAAGAAATTAAGGCTCTTGCTTCTAAAGCAAAAGCGGATGATACAGTATTTCTTTATTTCTCCGGTCACGGCGCTTTTCAAAGGGATGAAAAAGCTAAAAACGGAATGAGAAACCTGATCATCTGTTATGATAGGCCTCACCTTTCCGACGATGAGTTGAACGATTATCTAGAAGCTATTAAATCTCCTAAAACAGTTTTCGTTTTCGATTGCTGTTTCTCCGGAGGGATTGCTAAAAAAGGAAAGGCAACCAGAGGTTCTGCGAACGTTCCAATTCCGGAAGGAAGTGATGGAACAGTTAAACAAGACTCTCAGGACTTTTTCTTCCAAGACAAGGCGATCATTTCCAGTGCGGATGATAACCAAACTGCAATCGAAGTAGGCGGAACAATCAATCATGGGATCTTTACGTATAATTTCGGAAAGGCCCTTTCTAGTGGAGACTTAAACCAGGACAATGTGATCACTGCCCTCGAAGCATTCTTTGCTTCTAAAGACGAAACAGTCAATATGGCTAAAAAGTACGATCACGAACAAGTGCCTCAGATTTCGGGTAACGCGTCGGGTATCTTCTTAGCGGGAGAAAAAAAACCTGATCCTCCAAAACCTGTCGAGCCTGTAAAACCTCCTGTAAATCCTACTCCAGTTCCGGATGTTCAACCTCCTAAGCCTGAGCCTGAAACTCCTGTTGTTACTAACGAAGAGCCTCCAGTTGTTCCTACTAATCTAAAAGGTGATCTGGTAATCAAAACAACAATTATCCAAGATAGAGCATATGCCGTGTCTGACCTTCCTCCGGAGATCCGTATAACCTCTGGTAAGAAGAGAGTGGGAAATCGTTCTATCAGAGTACTCATCGACGATAAGGAAGTGGATAAGACGATCGCGACCGAATCTTCCAATTATTGGGGCGCGACTAAGAGAATGGGAAAACTAACCCCAGGCGCGACTTATACCTTAACTGTCAAAGGGGTACCTGCCGGAGTTCATAAGGTAACCATCCAAGCGGATGATTACCCCGAAGTTCAAAAAACCCAGGCAGTTCTTCCTAATAAAAGAAACGATCTGGAAGTTGTGACTTCTATGACAGGTTATGGAGCGATCCGAGGAAAAGTATTTTACAGAACCTTGGATAACCCTGTGATCAATCAGCCGATCTTTATGCCTACTGTTACAAGCGTAACAGGTATCAATAAACTAAATACTGATCAAAATGGTAACTTCTGGTTTACAAACTTGAAACCGGGAGAGTACGAGATCAAGGCTACCTTTGCAGAAGATCTGAATTTGAATAATGCTGATATTAAGGTGAGAGAGGGAGAAGTAACGGAAGTGGATATTATCCTGAACGTGAAACTTCCTTCAACTAAGACTAAATATTAA
- a CDS encoding MutS family DNA mismatch repair protein: MNALNRVRRLGSEISRLGRIIQKEESALSLLSTFRILSFLFFISWIMGVYLVRTLSDLYYLPSILILAVFYRLLSAYQKRREKIRRLNVWSDFLTAQISRIQLDGKHYPKSKREYYKNLVLETGLPSWTKDLDFLGEKGIFSRIDTTVIQKGTSKFLEYFLETPEESKVIARQSAVFGLSRRERVLQKLLRQFRLYEASFPARREGEEEKLPSYIPKIGNLQPERSEKNKIDFPFNLFEEEPNDFWKFSFGNVAGVLRVLFPVWLVLVWVLVLGSFLFGQTWGFGIFILHSAFFGSYRNRSLKMLQPIAEDSETLEELGKLLLYIRSSNLSGTKGEVFLSNWKKKELKNSWKQFLKISNLAAYTQSPLAHAFLNILFFFDLWIWRRYTSWWNKDGASLKASMSDLAELDSLLPLANLSWIEPDFTFPRLEKSNVTIHAKDLVHPLIPSEKRVSNDLEPMQPGKLLLLTGSNMSGKTTYLRALGISGIFAMAGGPVPASEFITPILEVHSSIRNEDSVEEGISFFYAEVRRLGRILQDVKNSAKGRLVLLDEILKGTNSRERTIACKGILKKLRQYGVFGIITTHDLELADLPELSLFHFREEIENGKMTFDYKIRSGIVQSSNALEVLRLEGLDLD, translated from the coding sequence ATGAACGCCCTAAACAGGGTCCGTCGACTTGGATCCGAAATTTCCCGCCTTGGCAGGATTATCCAAAAGGAAGAATCTGCCCTTTCTCTTTTATCCACTTTTAGAATACTTTCCTTTTTATTTTTTATTTCCTGGATCATGGGAGTTTATCTCGTTCGTACTCTTTCTGATCTATATTATTTACCCTCGATCCTTATCTTAGCAGTCTTCTATCGATTACTTTCTGCGTACCAAAAAAGGAGGGAGAAGATCCGAAGATTAAATGTCTGGTCTGATTTTCTGACAGCTCAGATCTCCCGGATCCAATTGGATGGAAAACATTATCCAAAATCCAAGAGGGAATATTATAAAAATCTTGTATTAGAGACTGGACTTCCCTCATGGACCAAGGATCTGGATTTTTTAGGGGAGAAGGGGATCTTCTCTAGAATAGACACAACAGTTATACAAAAGGGAACTTCCAAATTTTTAGAATACTTTTTAGAAACTCCTGAAGAATCCAAAGTAATCGCAAGACAATCCGCGGTGTTTGGTCTTTCAAGAAGAGAAAGGGTACTACAAAAATTACTCAGACAATTTAGGTTGTACGAGGCTTCTTTTCCGGCTAGAAGAGAAGGAGAAGAAGAAAAACTTCCTTCTTACATCCCCAAGATCGGGAATTTACAACCGGAACGTTCCGAAAAGAATAAGATAGATTTTCCATTTAATTTATTTGAAGAAGAACCGAATGATTTTTGGAAATTTTCTTTTGGAAATGTAGCCGGAGTTCTTAGAGTTCTATTTCCTGTTTGGTTAGTTCTTGTTTGGGTTTTAGTATTAGGAAGTTTTTTATTCGGACAAACCTGGGGATTCGGAATATTCATCCTGCATTCCGCCTTTTTCGGATCGTACAGAAATAGATCTTTAAAGATGTTACAACCTATCGCAGAAGACTCTGAAACATTGGAGGAATTAGGAAAACTTCTGCTCTATATCCGTTCTTCAAATCTATCCGGAACAAAAGGAGAAGTTTTTCTTTCCAATTGGAAAAAGAAGGAATTAAAAAACTCTTGGAAACAATTTCTTAAAATTTCCAATCTTGCTGCTTATACACAGTCTCCTCTAGCTCATGCTTTTTTGAATATTTTATTTTTCTTCGATCTTTGGATCTGGAGAAGGTACACATCTTGGTGGAATAAGGATGGAGCCTCCCTAAAAGCATCTATGTCGGATCTTGCTGAGTTGGATTCTTTGCTTCCACTTGCAAACTTGAGCTGGATAGAACCAGATTTTACATTTCCTAGATTAGAAAAATCGAATGTAACAATCCATGCAAAGGATTTGGTTCATCCATTGATCCCTTCCGAAAAAAGGGTGTCGAATGATCTGGAGCCTATGCAACCAGGGAAACTTCTTCTTTTGACCGGATCGAATATGTCCGGAAAAACCACTTACTTAAGAGCGTTGGGAATTTCCGGAATATTTGCAATGGCAGGGGGACCGGTACCTGCTTCCGAATTTATAACTCCTATCTTAGAAGTACATTCCAGTATCCGAAACGAAGACTCTGTAGAAGAAGGGATCTCTTTCTTTTATGCAGAAGTCAGACGTTTGGGAAGAATATTACAAGATGTTAAAAATTCCGCAAAAGGCAGATTAGTCTTGTTAGATGAGATTCTAAAGGGTACGAATTCTAGAGAAAGGACAATCGCCTGTAAAGGGATCTTAAAAAAGTTAAGGCAGTACGGAGTGTTTGGGATCATTACCACTCATGATCTGGAATTGGCCGACTTGCCTGAGCTTTCTTTGTTTCATTTCAGAGAAGAAATCGAGAACGGCAAAATGACTTTCGATTATAAGATCAGATCAGGAATAGTCCAGTCCAGTAACGCCCTGGAAGTTTTAAGATTAGAAGGTTTGGACTTGGACTAA
- a CDS encoding LTA synthase family protein, with product MKRLPSNLKLIGGYAIYFVLILILYKAAFLWVYSYRLEGAETKDILWAILVGLRFDISVIGMILGPFAFLSCLPYLNRFKFFNFFWGYFPILISVWMLSHLIADIVYFENANKHIGYEGFVFIGKDMGVILKSAFEQNPFLAVVASLLILVFLPLSTYFFLKFNPYKHEPESWKRDSILSFVVLIIVVFAIRGGIQETPLRASNAIVSGHSFVNNIALNGVFTSIMDLKSQSIPNYLKLETKESVRIVREEISYEGAEFIGKKYPLLRKQKQTNNGKPPNIVLILLENWTGKFIDPISDGKVFGKELTPNFNKLLRKGRFYTRFFASGGRTTNGMMSILTGLPDRPGLTVVRTHQVLGNFSGIGNIFKRMGYDTFFVTGGDLSFDNKATLMPHWGFDSVLGEKEISKLNRFKIGAWGYDDADVLQVLHEKISESKKPFLGVSLTLSTHYPYRAPDPKFRIFKEDERDFEYLNVYHYADWAVRDFMDRAEKSKYFDNTIFIFVADHTHHRYLDYYEDRNIPFLIYSPGKILPAIDERDASQLDVIPTILSLVGKEAYFSAMGRNLLAPKKTESAYFAYGNLIGWIESDLFYIHFVDGNRNLKYSAKGPREEVNLCDTQPKICESHFNKARAFLNLSHELMNQNLVFPTKEELERKEY from the coding sequence ATGAAACGTTTACCAAGCAATCTTAAATTGATCGGCGGATACGCCATCTACTTTGTTCTCATTCTAATTCTTTATAAAGCGGCTTTTCTTTGGGTGTATTCCTATAGATTAGAAGGCGCAGAAACCAAGGATATTTTATGGGCGATCTTGGTAGGACTTAGGTTCGATATTTCAGTCATTGGAATGATCTTAGGGCCATTCGCTTTTCTTTCTTGCCTTCCATATTTAAATCGTTTTAAGTTTTTTAATTTTTTCTGGGGATATTTTCCGATTCTGATCAGCGTTTGGATGCTTTCGCATTTAATCGCGGATATAGTTTATTTCGAGAATGCCAATAAACATATAGGATATGAAGGTTTTGTATTTATAGGAAAGGATATGGGGGTGATCTTAAAGTCAGCCTTTGAACAGAATCCTTTTTTGGCTGTAGTGGCTTCTCTTTTAATTTTGGTGTTTTTGCCACTATCTACTTATTTTTTCTTAAAATTTAATCCATACAAACACGAACCTGAATCTTGGAAAAGGGATAGTATTCTATCATTCGTTGTTTTGATAATTGTTGTTTTTGCGATCCGAGGAGGAATTCAAGAAACTCCTTTAAGAGCGAGTAATGCGATTGTTTCAGGACATTCCTTTGTAAATAATATTGCATTGAATGGTGTATTCACTTCTATCATGGATTTGAAAAGCCAGTCCATTCCGAATTATCTGAAGTTGGAAACCAAGGAATCGGTTCGTATCGTCAGAGAAGAGATTTCTTATGAGGGTGCGGAATTTATCGGAAAAAAATATCCTTTATTAAGAAAACAGAAACAAACCAATAACGGAAAACCTCCGAATATTGTTTTAATTCTTCTGGAAAACTGGACCGGAAAATTTATAGATCCGATCAGTGATGGAAAAGTTTTCGGAAAAGAACTCACTCCTAATTTTAATAAACTTTTAAGAAAAGGAAGATTTTATACCAGGTTTTTTGCCTCAGGTGGAAGAACTACTAACGGTATGATGTCTATCCTGACCGGTCTGCCCGATCGACCTGGATTGACTGTGGTAAGGACTCACCAAGTGTTGGGAAATTTTTCCGGGATAGGAAATATTTTTAAGCGTATGGGATACGACACCTTCTTCGTAACCGGTGGAGATCTAAGTTTTGATAATAAAGCTACTCTAATGCCTCATTGGGGATTCGATTCTGTTCTAGGCGAAAAAGAAATATCTAAGTTGAACAGATTTAAGATTGGAGCCTGGGGTTATGACGACGCGGATGTACTTCAGGTACTGCATGAAAAAATTTCGGAATCCAAAAAACCTTTTTTGGGAGTTTCTTTAACCTTATCCACACATTATCCGTACCGTGCCCCGGATCCTAAGTTCAGGATCTTTAAAGAAGACGAAAGAGACTTCGAATATCTGAATGTGTATCATTATGCGGATTGGGCAGTTAGGGATTTTATGGACCGGGCCGAAAAATCCAAATATTTCGATAATACAATCTTTATATTCGTGGCTGACCATACTCATCATCGTTATTTGGATTATTATGAAGATAGAAATATTCCGTTTTTAATATATTCTCCCGGAAAAATATTACCTGCAATCGATGAGAGAGATGCTTCTCAATTGGATGTGATTCCTACGATATTGAGCCTTGTAGGAAAAGAGGCATACTTCTCTGCTATGGGAAGAAATTTGTTAGCTCCTAAAAAGACAGAGTCCGCGTACTTTGCTTACGGAAATCTGATCGGTTGGATCGAGTCGGATTTATTCTATATCCATTTCGTGGATGGAAATCGTAATTTAAAATATTCCGCAAAAGGTCCACGGGAAGAAGTAAATCTTTGCGATACTCAACCTAAGATTTGCGAGTCACATTTCAATAAGGCAAGAGCGTTTTTGAATCTAAGCCATGAATTGATGAATCAGAATTTGGTATTTCCGACTAAGGAAGAATTGGAAAGAAAAGAATATTAA
- a CDS encoding AsmA family protein: protein MRSWDVVNRYLEENKIRYISALGFFVLLFVLVVYIPFSQRKDVYKEFILDRLRSSTGLDIKVADSDLYLLPFPGIELNQIEIRKDNVLIAVSDKVDIDISWFGLIKRVIEIRDISINGGSLHLERRKDGSFDIVEYLNGKKKETEQKSNVKELLDDVNSRIGFSTEDFFAISLKNIEIDNFTLEYNEQSHDRKYIVYFKKSQVSVSFYGKDVDLLFQGRIDDQPIDLEMTGGLQNFPINWEKLQFSAILKTEELSLSLLRDLFHIFPAGDFSKTKLSGRTEILKEEGTIFKFKVRNQIKDLAYKGGLPFGNIRLNVDFDLDLINKKIAFPFIEAVWEGVAKATAKGSVNWKNRSLGQFDIKADYGDYHNLLKLGKLFQVREDLYDPNSPPGIFYFTGELNNIFAFKHRFAHIKMEAKYVDPLLSIPNFHAYIYNGEILGKAKIYPDIPKIEVEGDAHRLQVDKVLLPYLSEKIMEGELSSWFSFETQIRNHSRDSVTELFANMKGIGNITIKNGELVGYANFMVPVLNTLGKIIAFKGVDGRELKFVSLKSDVKISGNEMYFPNMKLEIENSGMDVDGKGTVGFDQKIDMRLHLRLGGKYIGKGLHIPIIYAGTFGKSIPYVDPIWLGSVYTGMTLLGPYLIPLGGPYAGGVAGSVIGEYVRDLWDGVTGLFGGSSSDSDKKQKEK from the coding sequence ATGCGTTCCTGGGATGTAGTCAATCGGTACTTAGAAGAGAATAAGATCCGTTATATTTCCGCGCTCGGGTTTTTTGTATTATTATTCGTACTGGTCGTTTATATTCCTTTCTCTCAAAGAAAAGACGTTTATAAAGAATTTATACTAGACCGCCTCAGAAGTTCCACAGGTTTGGACATTAAAGTTGCAGATTCGGATCTGTATCTTCTTCCTTTTCCTGGTATCGAGCTAAATCAAATCGAAATCCGAAAAGACAATGTATTAATTGCTGTCAGCGATAAAGTAGATATAGATATTTCCTGGTTTGGTCTTATCAAAAGAGTGATAGAGATTCGAGATATTTCCATCAACGGAGGATCCCTTCACTTAGAAAGAAGAAAGGACGGATCTTTCGACATAGTAGAATATTTGAATGGAAAGAAGAAGGAAACGGAACAAAAGAGTAACGTAAAAGAACTTTTGGATGACGTTAATTCTCGGATCGGATTTTCTACCGAAGACTTTTTTGCGATCAGTCTGAAAAATATCGAAATAGATAATTTCACATTAGAATACAACGAACAAAGTCACGACAGAAAATATATTGTGTATTTCAAAAAGTCCCAGGTCTCCGTTTCTTTTTACGGAAAGGATGTGGATCTTTTATTTCAGGGCAGAATAGACGATCAACCCATTGATCTAGAAATGACGGGTGGTTTGCAAAACTTCCCTATAAATTGGGAAAAATTACAATTTAGTGCAATCTTAAAAACGGAAGAATTGTCGCTTTCTTTGCTAAGAGATCTATTCCACATATTCCCGGCAGGCGATTTCTCCAAAACAAAACTTTCAGGCCGAACGGAAATACTAAAGGAAGAAGGCACCATCTTCAAATTCAAGGTGCGAAACCAGATTAAAGATCTTGCATATAAAGGAGGACTTCCTTTCGGAAATATCAGATTGAATGTAGACTTCGATCTGGACTTAATCAATAAAAAGATAGCTTTTCCTTTTATAGAAGCAGTTTGGGAAGGGGTAGCAAAAGCCACCGCAAAAGGAAGTGTGAACTGGAAAAATAGAAGTTTAGGCCAGTTCGATATCAAAGCAGACTACGGAGATTATCATAATCTTTTAAAACTTGGAAAATTATTCCAGGTCCGAGAAGATCTTTACGATCCGAATTCTCCGCCAGGTATCTTCTATTTTACAGGAGAATTAAATAATATTTTCGCATTCAAACATAGATTCGCTCATATCAAAATGGAAGCAAAGTATGTGGATCCACTGCTTTCTATCCCGAATTTCCATGCGTATATCTATAATGGCGAAATATTAGGAAAAGCCAAAATATATCCCGATATCCCTAAGATAGAAGTAGAAGGAGACGCGCATAGACTCCAAGTGGATAAGGTTCTTCTTCCTTACTTGTCCGAAAAAATTATGGAAGGAGAACTATCTAGCTGGTTCTCCTTTGAAACACAGATCAGAAATCATTCCAGGGATTCAGTGACGGAACTTTTCGCAAACATGAAAGGAATCGGAAATATCACGATCAAAAACGGAGAGTTAGTCGGTTACGCAAACTTCATGGTTCCAGTTCTAAACACCCTAGGTAAAATTATCGCGTTCAAGGGTGTAGATGGAAGAGAATTGAAATTTGTATCTCTTAAATCCGATGTAAAAATTTCAGGTAACGAAATGTATTTCCCCAACATGAAGCTGGAAATCGAGAACAGCGGAATGGATGTGGATGGAAAAGGAACCGTTGGTTTCGATCAGAAAATTGATATGAGACTCCATCTTCGTTTAGGTGGAAAATACATCGGTAAAGGTTTACATATTCCAATTATCTATGCCGGAACATTCGGAAAAAGTATACCCTATGTGGATCCTATTTGGCTCGGTAGCGTGTATACAGGTATGACATTGTTAGGACCTTATCTCATCCCTTTAGGTGGACCTTACGCAGGTGGTGTGGCAGGGTCCGTGATTGGAGAATATGTCCGAGACCTTTGGGATGGTGTTACCGGTCTATTCGGCGGAAGCAGTTCGGACTCGGACAAAAAACAAAAAGAAAAATAA
- a CDS encoding ABC transporter ATP-binding protein: MKLLEIKDLNVSYGKESFFGTRKSVIKAVEDVNLEMEEGETFSLVGESGCGKSTLGRAILKLLKSDSGSIFFKGNEILDLKEKEFLPLRKQIQIVFQDPYSSLNPRRNIKDILTEGLFIHENYTDEQAEKEAAEILEKVGLAPDILSRYPHEFSGGQRQRIAIARALILKPEFILFDEAVSALDVSNQAQVLLLLQKLKADFGLSYLFISHDLGIVKSISDKIAVMYLGKIVEIGTKTQIAEKPSHPYTKALFGAIFEVENRKVRKTPLQGEVPSILRKPNGCHFHTRCPIAKEICSEKTPEWKDLGEGHKSYCHFPDGK; the protein is encoded by the coding sequence ATGAAACTTTTAGAAATTAAAGATCTGAACGTAAGCTACGGAAAAGAAAGTTTTTTCGGCACAAGAAAATCCGTAATCAAAGCGGTAGAAGATGTAAACCTAGAAATGGAAGAAGGAGAAACATTCAGCTTAGTTGGAGAATCCGGCTGCGGGAAATCCACTTTAGGCAGAGCAATACTCAAACTTCTCAAATCAGATTCCGGTTCCATATTTTTCAAGGGAAATGAGATCTTAGATCTAAAAGAAAAAGAATTTTTGCCTCTCAGAAAGCAGATCCAGATCGTATTCCAAGATCCTTATTCTTCTTTAAATCCGAGAAGGAATATTAAGGATATTTTGACCGAGGGACTTTTTATCCACGAAAATTATACAGATGAACAGGCGGAGAAAGAAGCCGCAGAAATCCTTGAAAAAGTAGGATTAGCTCCGGATATCCTAAGCAGATATCCTCATGAATTTTCCGGAGGACAAAGACAAAGAATAGCGATTGCAAGGGCTTTGATCTTAAAACCTGAATTTATACTTTTTGATGAAGCTGTCTCCGCTTTGGACGTATCCAACCAGGCTCAAGTACTTCTTCTATTACAAAAACTGAAAGCGGATTTCGGACTTTCCTATTTATTTATCTCTCATGACTTGGGAATCGTAAAATCCATCTCAGACAAAATTGCAGTCATGTATTTGGGAAAAATCGTAGAGATAGGCACCAAAACCCAAATCGCAGAAAAACCTTCTCATCCTTATACAAAGGCCCTATTCGGAGCTATATTCGAAGTAGAAAATCGTAAAGTTCGAAAAACTCCGCTACAAGGGGAAGTGCCTAGTATTTTAAGAAAACCTAATGGTTGCCATTTCCATACTCGTTGTCCAATCGCAAAAGAAATCTGTTCGGAAAAAACACCGGAATGGAAGGATCTAGGCGAAGGTCATAAGTCCTATTGTCATTTTCCGGACGGAAAATAA
- a CDS encoding ABC transporter ATP-binding protein, protein MNSEAILQVSNLNLELSKEGKFVPLLEEINFEIRKGEVLALVGESGCGKSVCSAAITKLLPRESFRYSNGKVLFQGTDLLQTDFETLRRIRGKKISYVFQEPFSALNPLSKIKDQMTEGFLEHGLGTRKEAEDKAEYLLGAVGITDIKLRMNCYPHQLSGGILQRVGIGMALMCDPELLIADEPTSALDVTVQAQLVELLLKLKEQMNLSVLFISHDFGLVSHIADRICVLYAGRIAELGTVDQVLDEPNHPYTKDLLDSLPSHFSETGIFKPIEGRLPSPGNYPKGCHYSDRCDFVFSHCKTTKPILKNTNESGHLSACFLNEKKELAG, encoded by the coding sequence ATGAATTCGGAAGCTATTCTCCAAGTATCCAACTTGAATTTAGAACTTTCCAAAGAAGGAAAGTTCGTACCATTATTAGAAGAGATTAACTTCGAGATCCGTAAGGGAGAAGTTCTTGCTCTCGTAGGAGAATCCGGTTGTGGAAAATCTGTATGCTCCGCCGCAATCACAAAATTACTTCCTCGCGAATCTTTCAGATACTCGAATGGAAAAGTTTTATTCCAAGGAACGGACCTTCTTCAAACAGACTTCGAAACTTTAAGAAGGATCCGAGGAAAAAAAATCTCATACGTCTTTCAGGAACCCTTCTCCGCTTTAAATCCTTTGAGTAAAATAAAAGATCAAATGACGGAAGGATTTTTAGAACATGGACTCGGGACCCGTAAAGAAGCGGAAGATAAAGCCGAATATCTTCTAGGAGCAGTCGGAATTACAGACATAAAATTAAGGATGAATTGTTATCCTCATCAGTTAAGTGGCGGGATCTTACAAAGGGTCGGGATCGGGATGGCATTGATGTGCGATCCGGAATTATTGATCGCAGATGAACCTACTTCCGCTTTGGACGTTACAGTCCAGGCTCAATTGGTGGAACTCCTACTGAAACTGAAAGAACAGATGAACTTATCCGTATTATTCATCTCTCACGATTTCGGTTTGGTCAGTCATATCGCTGACCGGATCTGCGTATTATATGCGGGAAGGATCGCCGAGTTGGGAACAGTGGACCAGGTTTTGGACGAACCGAATCATCCTTATACAAAAGATCTTTTGGATTCTTTACCTTCTCATTTTTCCGAGACAGGGATTTTTAAACCGATAGAAGGCAGATTACCTTCTCCGGGAAATTATCCTAAAGGTTGTCATTACTCGGATAGATGCGATTTTGTATTTTCTCACTGTAAAACAACAAAGCCTATATTAAAAAATACAAATGAATCCGGACACCTTTCCGCATGTTTCTTAAATGAGAAGAAGGAGCTCGCGGGATGA